The Desulfobulbaceae bacterium DB1 genome has a window encoding:
- a CDS encoding RND transporter produces the protein MEKFLATLPWSVLIIVCLTLGLAPFNPPHIWEKLQMLFKGQLVRPLDWFDFFLHGTPWFLLIAKSIQAMKGP, from the coding sequence ATGGAAAAATTTCTTGCCACGCTCCCTTGGAGTGTGCTGATCATCGTCTGCCTGACCCTTGGGCTTGCCCCCTTCAACCCTCCCCATATCTGGGAAAAACTGCAGATGCTCTTCAAGGGGCAACTGGTCCGACCGCTGGACTGGTTTGACTTTTTCCTGCACGGAACGCCCTGGTTCCTGCTGATCGCAAAATCAATCCAGGCCATGAAAGGGCCTTGA
- a CDS encoding D,D-heptose 1,7-bisphosphate phosphatase, producing the protein MRPAVFLDRDGTINEQMGYINHISRFHLLPGAGEAISRLNVEGIPVVVVTNQSGLARGYFPESLLLAVHRKMELELAAKNAHVDGIYICPHHPEAKEERFRLACECRKPKNGLFLQAARELDLDLGRSYVVGDRWSDLKAAARCGAKGILVLTGYGRGDLDYIGPHQEIQPHFIADDLQQAVSWILADLRAFCR; encoded by the coding sequence ATGAGACCCGCGGTTTTTCTTGATCGGGACGGCACCATCAATGAGCAGATGGGCTATATCAATCATATCAGCCGTTTCCATCTGCTTCCCGGCGCAGGGGAGGCCATCAGCCGCTTAAACGTCGAGGGCATTCCGGTGGTGGTGGTCACCAACCAGTCCGGCCTTGCCCGGGGCTATTTTCCGGAGAGTCTGCTTCTTGCCGTGCACCGGAAAATGGAGCTGGAGCTGGCGGCAAAAAACGCACATGTGGATGGCATTTATATCTGCCCCCATCACCCGGAGGCCAAGGAGGAACGATTCCGCCTGGCCTGCGAGTGCCGCAAACCGAAAAACGGCCTTTTCCTGCAGGCGGCCCGCGAGCTGGATCTTGATCTGGGCCGTTCCTATGTGGTGGGCGACCGCTGGTCCGATCTCAAGGCCGCGGCCCGCTGCGGAGCCAAGGGCATTCTGGTGCTCACCGGCTATGGTCGGGGTGATCTTGACTATATCGGCCCGCACCAGGAAATCCAGCCCCATTTCATCGCCGACGACTTGCAGCAGGCGGTTTCCTGGATTCTCGCCGATCTGCGGGCCTTTTGCCGCTAA
- a CDS encoding translation elongation factor Ts, with protein sequence MNITSQMVKELRDKTNAGMMDCKKALVETQGDMEKAVDLLRQKGLMVAAKRAERATSEGVIETYIHAGGKLGVMVEVGCETDFVAKTDSFIEFAKNLAMHIAAANPVSIKREDVPEALLAREKEIYVNQALDSGKPANIVEKIVAGKIDKFYSEICVLEQQYVKNPDLTIQDLLNEIIASLGENIAIKRFARFQVGTSA encoded by the coding sequence ATGAATATAACCAGTCAAATGGTAAAAGAACTCCGCGACAAAACCAACGCGGGCATGATGGACTGCAAGAAAGCCCTGGTCGAGACCCAGGGGGACATGGAAAAAGCCGTTGACCTTCTTCGCCAGAAAGGCCTGATGGTAGCCGCCAAAAGAGCGGAACGCGCCACCAGTGAAGGCGTTATCGAAACATATATCCATGCCGGCGGCAAACTGGGCGTCATGGTTGAAGTGGGCTGCGAAACCGACTTTGTCGCCAAAACGGATTCCTTTATCGAATTCGCCAAAAACCTGGCCATGCACATTGCCGCGGCCAATCCCGTTTCCATCAAAAGGGAAGATGTTCCCGAAGCCCTGCTCGCCAGGGAAAAAGAGATCTACGTCAATCAGGCCCTTGATTCCGGCAAACCAGCCAATATCGTCGAGAAGATCGTGGCCGGCAAGATCGACAAATTCTATTCGGAAATCTGCGTGCTTGAGCAGCAATATGTCAAAAATCCCGACCTCACCATTCAGGATCTGCTGAACGAAATCATCGCATCACTGGGCGAGAATATCGCCATCAAACGCTTTGCCCGTTTTCAGGTGGGCACATCAGCGTAA
- a CDS encoding nitroreductase family protein, translating to MNSRLDFIFSRRSIRKYENKDVPEETLHDLLEAGMAAPSAVAKDPWHFIVLRKRENIDKLAAVLPHGKMLRQATAAFVVCGDIARTHDRKESYMLQDLSAAVENILLAANGLGLGTCWLGVHPRAERMEAIKKMFTLPETIIPMCAIAIGWPAEQPEPRTRFRQECVHMENW from the coding sequence ATGAATTCCAGACTTGATTTCATCTTCAGCAGACGCAGCATTCGCAAATACGAAAACAAAGACGTGCCGGAAGAAACCCTGCACGATCTGCTGGAAGCGGGAATGGCCGCCCCTTCGGCCGTGGCGAAAGACCCCTGGCATTTCATTGTCCTGCGGAAACGGGAAAACATCGACAAACTCGCCGCCGTTCTGCCGCATGGGAAAATGCTGCGCCAGGCAACAGCCGCTTTTGTGGTCTGCGGCGACATTGCCAGGACCCACGACCGGAAAGAATCCTACATGCTGCAGGACCTCAGCGCCGCGGTTGAAAACATCCTGCTTGCCGCAAACGGGCTGGGGCTGGGAACATGCTGGCTTGGCGTTCACCCCCGCGCGGAAAGGATGGAGGCGATAAAAAAGATGTTTACCCTGCCTGAGACCATTATTCCCATGTGCGCCATAGCCATCGGTTGGCCGGCGGAACAGCCTGAGCCGCGAACCCGTTTCAGGCAGGAGTGCGTCCATATGGAAAACTGGTAA
- a CDS encoding peptidylprolyl isomerase, which produces MSAVKKGDSVRIHYTGTLQDGTVFDSSANREPLAFTLGAGQVIPGFEDAVMGMKQGESKKVTIPVEKAYGPRNEELIMPFPRNQVPPDLDPQVGQNLQLGGPNGEPIMVSVAEITDEHIILDANPPLAGKELTFDIELVAIG; this is translated from the coding sequence ATGTCAGCTGTAAAAAAAGGCGATAGCGTCAGGATTCACTACACCGGCACACTTCAGGACGGAACTGTTTTCGACTCGTCGGCCAACCGGGAGCCTTTGGCTTTTACCCTGGGCGCCGGCCAGGTGATTCCCGGCTTTGAGGATGCGGTCATGGGGATGAAGCAGGGAGAGTCCAAAAAGGTTACCATCCCGGTTGAAAAAGCCTATGGTCCTCGGAATGAGGAATTGATTATGCCCTTTCCGCGGAATCAGGTGCCGCCGGATCTGGATCCCCAGGTTGGCCAGAATCTGCAGCTCGGCGGCCCCAATGGCGAGCCGATCATGGTGTCGGTTGCCGAGATCACGGACGAACACATTATTTTAGACGCCAATCCGCCGTTGGCCGGAAAAGAGCTGACCTTCGACATTGAGCTCGTGGCCATCGGGTAA
- a CDS encoding ribosome recycling factor, with protein sequence MSEVLFEMNDKMEKSLDAYRRELSSVRTGRASLSVLEGIRVDSYGTKMPLNQVATMTIPESRMIVIQPWDPQVLGAIEKAILAANIGLTPANDGKLIRISIPQLTEERRKDLVKQVKKISEEYRVAIRNCRRDALDVLKKQKKDKDISEDDLFKFQEEAQKETDAFIKKIDEILTEKEKEVMEV encoded by the coding sequence ATGAGTGAAGTTCTCTTTGAAATGAATGACAAAATGGAGAAAAGCCTGGACGCCTACCGCCGCGAACTGAGCAGCGTGCGGACCGGCCGCGCCTCGCTTTCCGTCCTGGAAGGCATCAGGGTGGATTCATACGGCACGAAAATGCCGTTGAACCAGGTTGCCACCATGACTATTCCGGAAAGCAGAATGATCGTCATCCAGCCGTGGGACCCCCAGGTGCTGGGTGCAATCGAAAAAGCGATCCTGGCCGCCAATATCGGTCTTACCCCGGCCAATGACGGGAAACTGATCCGTATCTCCATCCCGCAACTCACCGAGGAACGACGCAAGGACCTGGTCAAGCAGGTGAAAAAAATCAGCGAGGAGTACCGAGTCGCCATCCGCAACTGCCGCAGGGACGCCCTTGACGTGCTCAAGAAGCAGAAAAAGGACAAGGATATTTCCGAAGACGATCTTTTCAAGTTTCAGGAAGAGGCGCAGAAGGAAACAGACGCCTTTATCAAAAAAATTGACGAAATCCTGACAGAAAAAGAAAAAGAGGTCATGGAGGTTTAA
- a CDS encoding transcriptional regulator yields MSDENLNLITCIVQRGEADKVVDAALKAGAEGATIYYGRGRGVREKLGLIGRFIKPEKEIILIITKQHQVDSVFQAVADKAQLNEKGKGFAFLHKIDRAIGFL; encoded by the coding sequence ATGTCGGATGAAAATCTGAATCTCATTACCTGTATTGTCCAGCGGGGAGAAGCCGACAAGGTGGTTGACGCCGCCCTGAAGGCAGGCGCCGAAGGGGCAACCATTTATTATGGGCGCGGCAGAGGCGTCCGGGAAAAGTTGGGACTCATCGGCCGCTTCATCAAACCGGAAAAAGAAATCATCCTGATTATCACCAAGCAGCACCAGGTGGACAGCGTTTTCCAGGCAGTGGCGGACAAGGCCCAGCTCAATGAAAAAGGAAAGGGATTTGCCTTTCTCCACAAAATCGACCGGGCAATCGGGTTTCTTTGA
- a CDS encoding 1-deoxy-D-xylulose-5-phosphate reductoisomerase, with protein sequence MQKNIALLGSTGSIGRNVLNVVRRFPGRFRIVSLAAGRNIALLRDQIEAFNPFLVSVENSDYARELAAMLPAGWSEKILCGREGNERVATIDRADTVVSAIVGAAGLMPTLAAIRAGKNIALANKETLVMAGDLVMEEASRRKVNLLPIDSEHNAIFQALTAGRREDVHKIILTASGGPFRQKNERDLWDVTPEEALNHPNWDMGNKISIDSATLMNKGLEVIEARWLFDIEVENIEVLVHPQSIVHSLVEYIDGSVIAQMGIPDMRIPITYALSWPERLKTGLSRLNLTQCMDLNFFPPDFNKFPALKLAYHACKAGGTKPAILNAANEVAVASFLGKKIRFPEIALVVAETLNRLGRKDIKDIETVLDADLSARMQAESIVEALSIKFKQKTGRQDECPDLPPGLVMKS encoded by the coding sequence ATGCAAAAAAACATCGCTCTCTTAGGCTCCACCGGCTCCATCGGCCGCAATGTTCTCAATGTGGTGCGGCGGTTTCCCGGTCGCTTCCGTATCGTTTCACTTGCCGCCGGGCGCAATATCGCGCTGCTGCGCGATCAGATCGAAGCATTTAATCCCTTCCTTGTTTCCGTGGAAAACAGTGATTACGCCAGGGAACTTGCCGCCATGCTTCCCGCCGGCTGGAGTGAAAAAATACTCTGCGGCCGGGAGGGCAATGAACGGGTTGCCACCATTGACCGGGCTGACACGGTGGTTTCCGCCATTGTCGGCGCAGCCGGGCTTATGCCGACCCTGGCGGCAATCCGGGCCGGAAAAAATATCGCCCTGGCCAACAAGGAAACCCTTGTCATGGCCGGTGACCTGGTGATGGAAGAAGCGAGCCGCCGCAAAGTGAATCTGCTGCCCATCGACAGTGAACACAACGCCATTTTTCAGGCACTGACCGCCGGGCGCCGGGAAGATGTGCATAAAATCATTCTGACCGCGTCAGGCGGCCCTTTCCGACAGAAAAACGAACGCGACCTGTGGGATGTTACCCCGGAAGAGGCATTGAATCATCCCAACTGGGACATGGGCAACAAAATATCCATTGACTCCGCCACCCTGATGAACAAAGGGCTGGAGGTCATTGAAGCACGCTGGCTTTTCGACATCGAGGTGGAGAATATTGAAGTTTTGGTTCACCCCCAGAGCATTGTCCACTCCCTGGTTGAATACATCGATGGTTCGGTTATCGCCCAGATGGGTATTCCCGACATGCGGATTCCGATTACCTATGCCCTTTCCTGGCCGGAACGGTTGAAAACGGGATTATCCCGACTCAACCTCACCCAGTGCATGGACCTCAACTTCTTCCCGCCTGACTTCAACAAATTTCCGGCCTTGAAACTTGCCTATCATGCCTGCAAAGCCGGCGGCACCAAGCCCGCCATCCTCAATGCCGCCAACGAGGTGGCGGTGGCGTCTTTCCTCGGCAAAAAAATCCGCTTTCCGGAAATCGCCCTGGTTGTGGCAGAAACTTTGAACCGTTTGGGGCGAAAGGACATCAAAGACATAGAGACAGTCCTTGATGCCGATCTTTCCGCCCGCATGCAGGCTGAATCGATCGTCGAAGCGCTTTCCATCAAATTTAAACAAAAAACCGGCCGCCAGGACGAGTGTCCCGACCTGCCGCCCGGGTTGGTCATGAAATCATGA
- a CDS encoding 30S ribosomal protein S2, translating into MAYITMKEMLVAGLHFGHQTRRWNPKMKPYIFGARNKIYIINLDKTLPLFNKAYEYVMGNVARGGSVLFVGTKRQAQDIVKEEALRAGMYYINHRWLGGMLTNFQTIKKSIDRLKSIQSMIDDGSINRYKKKEALGMEKELIKLERNLGGIKNMKGLPTAIFVVDPKREDIAIEEANRLGIPVIAIADTNCDPDGLDYLIPGNDDAIRSIKLITSKIADAILAGKAKRGEEVETDDAIAEAMAAASQASAVMAEEAAAE; encoded by the coding sequence ATGGCTTACATTACAATGAAAGAAATGCTGGTTGCCGGTCTGCACTTCGGCCACCAAACCCGTCGCTGGAATCCGAAGATGAAACCCTATATCTTCGGGGCCCGCAACAAAATCTATATCATCAACCTGGATAAAACCCTGCCGCTGTTCAACAAGGCCTATGAATATGTCATGGGCAACGTTGCCCGGGGCGGCTCAGTCCTTTTTGTCGGCACCAAACGCCAGGCCCAGGATATCGTCAAGGAAGAGGCGCTCCGCGCCGGCATGTACTATATCAATCACCGCTGGCTCGGCGGCATGCTGACCAACTTCCAGACCATCAAAAAATCCATTGACCGCCTCAAATCGATTCAGTCCATGATCGATGACGGCAGCATCAACCGCTACAAGAAAAAAGAAGCTCTGGGCATGGAAAAAGAGCTGATCAAGCTGGAGCGCAACCTTGGCGGCATCAAAAACATGAAGGGGCTGCCCACCGCCATCTTTGTTGTTGATCCGAAAAGAGAGGATATCGCCATTGAAGAGGCCAACCGTCTCGGCATTCCGGTAATCGCCATTGCCGATACCAACTGCGATCCCGACGGACTTGACTACCTTATCCCCGGCAACGATGACGCCATCCGCTCCATCAAACTGATCACCTCGAAAATTGCCGACGCGATTCTTGCCGGCAAGGCAAAACGCGGCGAGGAAGTGGAAACCGATGACGCCATCGCCGAGGCCATGGCGGCCGCATCCCAGGCAAGCGCCGTGATGGCGGAAGAGGCCGCGGCTGAATAA
- a CDS encoding UMP kinase, producing MDTYKYRRVLLKLSGEALMGDASFGISNDVLDYVADEIKGLRALGVEIAIVIGAGNIFRGVAGASAGMDRAAADNMGMLATVMNALAICDALEQAGVRSKVLSAIPMETVCEPYSRRRSLQHLEAGNVVIFAAGTGNPYFTTDTAAVLRGLEINADVICKATRVAGVYDKDPLQHGDAVKFDVLNYGEVLTRRLKVMDSAAISLAMDNNKTILVLDMNIPGNMKKAICGEKIGTLITGVDNE from the coding sequence GTGGATACTTACAAATACCGACGCGTCCTGTTGAAATTAAGCGGAGAAGCCCTGATGGGTGACGCTTCTTTCGGCATCAGCAACGATGTTCTTGACTATGTGGCGGACGAGATCAAGGGTCTTCGCGCCCTTGGGGTCGAGATCGCCATTGTTATCGGTGCCGGCAATATCTTCCGTGGTGTTGCCGGCGCTTCGGCGGGCATGGATCGCGCCGCGGCGGACAACATGGGCATGCTGGCCACGGTGATGAATGCCCTGGCCATTTGCGACGCCCTGGAGCAGGCCGGTGTCCGCTCCAAGGTCCTGTCCGCCATCCCCATGGAAACCGTTTGCGAACCATATTCCCGACGCCGTTCCCTCCAGCATCTGGAGGCGGGCAACGTGGTGATTTTTGCCGCCGGTACCGGCAATCCCTACTTCACCACCGATACGGCGGCGGTGTTGCGCGGTCTGGAAATAAACGCCGATGTCATCTGCAAGGCCACCCGTGTCGCCGGCGTTTATGACAAGGACCCGCTGCAGCATGGGGACGCGGTAAAATTTGATGTGTTAAACTACGGGGAAGTCCTCACCCGACGACTGAAGGTCATGGATTCAGCGGCAATTTCCCTGGCCATGGACAACAACAAAACCATTCTCGTTCTGGACATGAATATTCCCGGCAATATGAAAAAAGCCATCTGCGGGGAAAAAATCGGCACTTTGATCACTGGAGTCGACAATGAGTGA
- a CDS encoding tRNA (adenosine(37)-N6)-threonylcarbamoyltransferase complex dimerization subunit type 1 TsaB, producing MTGSVALVSGDNCIAEQSLFSRLTHSQRLLISIQRLMEECRTGWNEIDAIAASLGPGSFTGLRIGLATVKGLAMATAIPLIGISSLDGLASQFGFASMPVFPVFDARKKEVYTACFRPDGNGSLVRHGNYLVISPEKLCAAIKEPAIFTGDGVAIYGELFKEKLGERAILAPEQIYFARAANIGFLALSSFRNKDFIDPAACTPLYVRASDAEINFPAPAFSATSPT from the coding sequence ATGACCGGCAGCGTGGCGCTGGTGAGCGGTGACAACTGTATTGCCGAACAAAGCCTTTTTTCCCGATTGACGCATTCCCAAAGACTTCTCATCTCCATCCAACGGCTCATGGAGGAATGCCGGACCGGCTGGAATGAGATCGATGCCATTGCCGCAAGCCTCGGCCCGGGAAGCTTCACCGGCCTGCGCATCGGCCTTGCAACGGTTAAGGGGCTGGCCATGGCCACAGCCATCCCGCTTATCGGCATATCATCCCTGGATGGACTGGCAAGTCAATTCGGCTTCGCATCCATGCCGGTCTTCCCTGTTTTTGACGCGCGCAAAAAGGAAGTTTATACCGCCTGCTTTCGGCCTGACGGCAATGGCTCCCTGGTGCGGCACGGCAATTATCTGGTTATTTCTCCGGAGAAGCTCTGTGCCGCGATCAAGGAACCCGCCATTTTTACCGGTGACGGAGTCGCCATCTACGGGGAGCTCTTCAAGGAAAAATTAGGCGAGCGTGCCATTCTCGCCCCGGAACAGATTTATTTTGCCCGGGCGGCAAACATCGGCTTTCTCGCCTTGAGCAGCTTCCGCAACAAGGATTTTATCGATCCTGCCGCCTGTACCCCGCTTTACGTCCGTGCCTCGGATGCGGAAATCAATTTTCCAGCGCCCGCTTTTTCGGCAACTTCCCCTACCTGA
- a CDS encoding RIP metalloprotease RseP, with translation MNSVLSFIIVLGLLIFVHELGHFLFAKLFGVRVLKFSLGFGPKVYGRQYGDTEYLISAFPLGGYVKMTGESREDQVREEEQPYSFAHKSIWKRFLIVLAGPAFNLLFAVVVFFFIFAVAGLPVPKSGTEIGSITQHSPAETAGLKAGDNIVSINGEKTDDWDDVSRIVRESGGKELTLAVIRDGEELVMKGTPEKQEVKNLFGEVVEERFMLGISRSSEVTYEKASLTDAFVAGLTQTWNFIYLTVMGIIKIIQRVVPASELGGPILIAQMAGQQMEAGWINLAYFIGLLSVNLGILNLFPIPILDGGHLVLYTVEAIRRKPIEQQTLEKLQQVGLLLLGSLMIFVFYNDIVRIFTKG, from the coding sequence ATGAACTCAGTTTTATCCTTTATCATTGTTCTCGGCTTGCTTATTTTTGTCCACGAATTGGGCCATTTTCTTTTTGCCAAACTGTTCGGCGTCCGGGTGTTGAAATTCTCCCTTGGTTTCGGCCCCAAGGTTTACGGCAGGCAGTACGGCGATACCGAGTATCTGATCAGCGCCTTTCCCCTTGGCGGCTATGTGAAAATGACCGGCGAAAGCAGGGAGGACCAGGTCCGGGAGGAAGAACAGCCTTATTCCTTTGCCCACAAGTCCATCTGGAAACGCTTTCTCATCGTCCTGGCAGGGCCGGCTTTTAATCTGCTTTTTGCGGTGGTTGTCTTTTTTTTCATTTTCGCTGTTGCCGGGCTGCCGGTGCCCAAATCAGGAACGGAAATCGGCAGCATCACCCAGCATTCTCCGGCGGAAACAGCGGGCCTGAAGGCCGGGGACAATATTGTCAGCATCAACGGCGAAAAAACGGACGACTGGGATGATGTTTCCCGCATTGTCCGGGAATCCGGCGGAAAAGAGCTGACTCTTGCCGTCATCAGGGACGGGGAAGAACTCGTCATGAAGGGCACCCCGGAAAAGCAGGAGGTGAAGAATCTCTTCGGCGAGGTGGTGGAAGAGCGATTTATGCTCGGCATCTCGCGCAGCAGTGAAGTCACCTATGAAAAGGCATCCCTGACCGATGCCTTTGTTGCCGGATTGACGCAGACCTGGAACTTTATCTATCTCACCGTGATGGGCATCATCAAAATCATCCAGCGGGTGGTACCGGCCTCCGAGCTCGGCGGCCCGATTCTCATTGCCCAGATGGCCGGCCAGCAAATGGAGGCGGGCTGGATCAATCTGGCCTATTTCATCGGGCTCCTCAGCGTCAACCTCGGCATCCTGAACCTTTTCCCCATCCCGATTCTGGATGGCGGCCATCTGGTTCTTTACACCGTCGAGGCGATCCGACGCAAACCCATTGAGCAGCAGACACTGGAAAAACTGCAGCAGGTTGGCCTGCTGTTGCTCGGCAGCCTGATGATCTTTGTCTTTTACAATGACATTGTCCGCATCTTCACCAAGGGCTGA
- a CDS encoding di-trans,poly-cis-decaprenylcistransferase: MSNALELDNDNLPVHIAIIMDGNGRWAQSRGLLRLMGHKAGVDTVRDIVTAAREFGIRVLTLYAFSSENWKRPPKEVTGLMTLLKSYLESELSSMLQNDISLRCIGNKENLPAEVRETLDRSIAKTADNTGLILNLALSYGGREEIIRAAKEMARLCVDGTLQPADLNEEILAAHLYTAGLPDPDLVIRTGGELRLSNFLLWQASYAELYFTETQWPDFSKDHFAAAIASFQQRQRRFGKTGEQVTS; this comes from the coding sequence GTGTCAAACGCCTTGGAACTGGACAACGACAATCTTCCCGTCCATATTGCAATCATCATGGACGGCAATGGACGCTGGGCCCAGAGCCGGGGACTGCTGCGCCTCATGGGACATAAGGCCGGTGTCGACACCGTGCGGGATATCGTCACCGCAGCCAGGGAATTCGGTATCCGGGTACTTACCCTTTATGCCTTTTCCTCGGAAAACTGGAAGAGGCCGCCCAAGGAAGTCACCGGTCTCATGACCCTTCTCAAATCGTACCTGGAAAGCGAACTTTCTTCCATGCTGCAAAACGACATCTCCTTGCGCTGCATCGGCAACAAGGAGAATTTGCCCGCAGAGGTGCGAGAGACTCTTGACCGTTCAATCGCAAAAACCGCGGACAATACCGGGCTCATCCTGAACCTTGCCCTGAGCTACGGAGGCAGGGAGGAAATTATCAGGGCGGCCAAGGAGATGGCGCGGCTCTGTGTTGACGGCACGCTGCAACCAGCCGATCTTAATGAAGAAATCCTGGCCGCTCATCTTTATACCGCCGGACTGCCGGATCCGGACCTTGTCATCCGTACCGGAGGGGAATTGCGTCTGAGTAATTTTCTCCTCTGGCAGGCGTCCTATGCCGAGCTTTATTTCACCGAAACCCAGTGGCCGGACTTTTCAAAAGATCATTTTGCCGCGGCCATTGCCTCTTTCCAGCAGCGCCAGAGACGTTTCGGCAAAACAGGTGAGCAGGTCACGAGTTGA
- a CDS encoding lipopolysaccharide heptosyltransferase II, protein MQIPFKDLRPEKILVRSTNWIGDAVMTTPAVRTIRENFPGAEITMLAQPWMADVFSASPHVDHIFFYEKKGRHKGFGGMFRLSRELREKHFDMAILLQNAFEAAFITAMAGIPVRAGYRRDARSLLLTHGVAIRAEVRKKHQVHYYQALLEDLGLVRGSDELFLRLADRDMDFAAEMKKELGAELVIGINPGAAYGPAKCWPAERYGRLAVLLHREYGAKFFVFGTRADQATIDTIRGFGPEFITGLAGRTTLGQAMALISLCDAFVTNDSGLMHVGAATRTPLAAIFGSTDAVATGPFSDRAIVVQKALACSPCLKKNCNSDFRCMLDISVDDVATAMRKLLEKK, encoded by the coding sequence ATGCAAATTCCCTTCAAAGATCTGCGGCCGGAAAAGATTCTGGTGCGGTCCACCAATTGGATCGGCGATGCCGTTATGACGACACCGGCGGTGCGGACCATCCGGGAGAATTTTCCGGGAGCCGAGATTACCATGCTCGCCCAGCCCTGGATGGCTGATGTCTTTTCCGCCAGTCCCCATGTTGATCACATCTTTTTTTATGAAAAGAAAGGGCGGCACAAGGGATTTGGCGGCATGTTCCGTCTGAGCCGTGAACTGCGCGAAAAACATTTCGACATGGCGATTCTTCTGCAGAACGCCTTTGAGGCCGCCTTTATCACGGCGATGGCCGGCATTCCGGTGCGGGCCGGTTACCGGCGTGACGCCAGGTCTTTGCTGCTCACCCATGGGGTTGCCATCCGCGCCGAGGTACGTAAAAAACATCAGGTGCATTATTATCAGGCGTTGCTGGAAGATCTGGGCCTTGTCCGCGGCAGCGATGAACTCTTTCTGCGCCTGGCGGACAGGGATATGGATTTTGCCGCCGAGATGAAAAAGGAGCTCGGCGCGGAACTTGTCATCGGCATTAATCCGGGAGCGGCCTATGGGCCGGCCAAGTGTTGGCCGGCGGAGCGTTACGGTCGGCTGGCCGTGCTCCTGCACCGGGAATACGGGGCAAAATTTTTCGTCTTCGGCACCCGGGCGGATCAAGCGACGATAGACACCATCCGCGGCTTTGGCCCGGAATTCATCACCGGACTTGCCGGTCGCACCACCCTGGGACAGGCCATGGCATTGATCAGCCTCTGTGATGCCTTTGTCACCAATGATTCAGGCCTGATGCATGTGGGGGCCGCTACCCGCACCCCGCTGGCGGCCATTTTCGGTTCCACCGACGCGGTGGCCACCGGGCCCTTTTCCGACCGGGCGATTGTCGTGCAGAAGGCGCTTGCCTGTTCGCCCTGCCTGAAGAAAAACTGCAATTCCGATTTTCGCTGCATGCTTGATATCAGCGTGGATGATGTGGCAACGGCAATGCGAAAATTACTGGAGAAAAAATGA